In Rosa chinensis cultivar Old Blush chromosome 1, RchiOBHm-V2, whole genome shotgun sequence, a genomic segment contains:
- the LOC112171414 gene encoding cyclic nucleotide-gated ion channel 1 isoform X1 gives MLHYLQISRISLGNQVLVMDNSQVDVVVENGKEKAARNTDSSKRWPTMKEITDPKGPFFPKWRMIFIVSCLFAVLLDPLFLYIPMINDDAKCMSLDRNLKIAAPVFRMVTDVFYILNIILQVYKSKKWLAFINAFRSGSCSSVLSNLRSISPSIAKTMWKSYILIDVFAVLPLPQVVILIFFSKMRGVRSLNTRKLLSFLVLVQYVPRVLRIYLSCKEPKKSSKEEIATWVKGVLNFFMYILASHVLGACWYFFAVERLTNCWQHACQNENRCVPSTFDCHDHNSLRNTTSLNDLCPVDPPNAKLFDFGIFLDILQSGILGSTDYPKKLSNCFWWGLRNLSSLGSNLQTSTNTWENLFATLISIIGLLLFLYLIGNLQMYMQTDAAILESNRHKRKVKRAVEKKGRELDLWLLKNGIPSRRKNEMMERVQQELAERRNVDVENILSILPEELQSYIKNLLPLARLKKVPLLQTMDEEVLKEISEYLEPKKFEITGREYLSRDGEPLEKMIFIVEGDLGVERRNVAGRDLLYPGDFYGAELLEWVSVSNTSFPATLPLSIDSSYVTNNDSVLFLKADDLKSVVSKFRSRFSKEITLPSNFQPEVLTSFQLTRLKTVPMFQATDEALLKAITERLKPVTYTDGMYIIKKDEPLQLMFFVLAGYVVTESYPHFVVRIGEFCGQELLDWPSTTSFPMEFPTALESARANGDVRVLALMLGLGECSQ, from the exons ATGTTACATTATTTGCAAATTTCCAGAATTTCACTTGGTAACCAAGTCTTAGTTATGGATAATTCCCAAGTAGATGTAGTTGTGGAGAACGGGAAAGAGAAAGCGGCAAG AAATACAGATTCGAGTAAGAGATGGCCGACGATGAAGGAGATTACAGATCCTAAGGGGCCGTTCTTTCCCAAGTGGAGAATGATATTTATAGTGTCATGTCTGTTTGCTGTACTATTGGATCCTTTGTTCCTCTACATTCCTATGATCAATGATGATGCCAAGTGCATGAGTTTGGATAGAAACTTGAAGATAGCAGCTCCTGTCTTCCGAATGGTCACAGATGTCTTTTACATACTGAATATTATTCTTCAAGTTTATAAATCCAAGAAATGGTTAGCTTTCATCAATGCATTTCGGTCAGGAAGTTGCTCATCTGTATTATCGAACTTGAGGagtatctcaccaagcatagcTAAGACGATGTGGAAGTCATACATACTAATCGATGTTTTCGCTGTTCTTCCCCTTCCACAG GTAGTAATTCTCATCTTCTTTTCAAAAATGAGGGGCGTGAGATCTTTGAATACAAGGAAGCTTCTGAGCTTTCTTGTTCTGGTGCAATATGTTCCACGGGTCCTTCGCATCTACCTATCGTGCAAGGAACCTAAAAAGTCTTCCAAAGAAGAGATTGCAACATGGGTCAAAGGTGTACTCAACTTCTTTATGTACATCCTTGCCAGTCAT GTACTTGGAGCCTGTTGGTACTTTTTTGCTGTTGAAAGACTCACAAATTGTTGGCAACATGCCTgtcaaaatgaaaatagatgtGTTCCTAGTACTTTTGACTGTCACGATCACAATTCATTGAGAAATACTACATCACTGAATGACTTATGCCCAGTAGATCCACCAAATGCAAAGCTGTTTGATTTTGGTATCTTTCTTGATATCCTTCAGTCTGGCATACTGGGTTCAACAGATTATCCAAAAAAGTTGTCGAACTGTTTCTGGTGGGGCCTGCGAAATCTTAG TTCTCTTGGTTCAAATCTCCAGACCAGTACCAATACATGGGAAAACCTCTTTGCGACTCTAATTTCTATTATCGGCTTGCTACTTTTTCTATATCTTATTGGAAATTTGCAG ATGTATATGCAGACGGATGCTGCAATATTAGAGTCGAACAGACACAAGAGGAAAGTCAAAAGGGCTGTGGAAAAGAAAGGTCGAGAGTTAGACTTGTGGTTATTGAAAAATGGCATCCCTAGTAGAAGAAAAAATGAGATGATGGAAAGGGTACAGCAAGAGCTTGCCGAAAGGAGAAATGTTGATGTGGAAAACATTCTCTCTATTCTTCCCGAGGAACTTCAGAGCTATATCAAAAATTTGTTGCCATTGGCTCGGCTAAAGAAA GTACCACTGCTTCAAACTATGGATGAAGAAGTATTGAAAGAAATCAGTGAGTATCTTGAACCCAAAAAATTTGAGATTACTGGGCGGGAATATCTTTCTAGAGATGGGGAACCACTAGAAAAGATGATATTCATAGTTGAGGGAGATCTTGGCGTTGAAAGAAGAAATGTTGCCGGTCGTGACCTTTTATACCCGGGAGACTTCTATGGAGCAGAACTTCTGGAGTGGGTATCAGTATCAAATACCTCTTTTCCCGCCACATTACCCCTATCCATAGATTCTTCTtatgtcaccaacaatgataGTGTTCTTTTTCTCAAGGCTGACGACTTGAAGAGTGTAGTATCTAAATTCAGGTCGCGTTTTAGCAAGGAGATCACACTTCCATCCAATTTTCAACCGGAAGTTCTGACTTCTTTCCAGCTGACTAGGCTCAAGACA GTGCCAATGTTTCAAGCTACGGACGAAGCCCTGTTAAAAGCAATCACTGAGCGTCTGAAGCCAGTGACCTACACTGATGGGATGTATATAATCAAAAAGGATGAACCACTTCAGTTGATGTTCTTCGTCCTAGCCGGATATGTAGTCACCGAAAGTTATCCTCATTTTGTTGTTCGTATAGGAGAATTTTGTGGACAAGAACTTCTAGATTGGCCATCCACTACCTCATTTCCTATGGAATTTCCCACAGCACTCGAGTCTGCTAGGGCCAATGGTGATGTTAGAGTCCTTGCTCTGATGTTGGGACTGGGTGAGTGTAGTCAATAG
- the LOC112171414 gene encoding cyclic nucleotide-gated ion channel 1 isoform X2 has translation MLHYLQISRISLGNQVLVMDNSQVDVVVENGKEKAARNTDSSKRWPTMKEITDPKGPFFPKWRMIFIVSCLFAVLLDPLFLYIPMINDDAKCMSLDRNLKIAAPVFRMVTDVFYILNIILQVYKSKKWLAFINAFRSGSCSSVLSNLRSISPSIAKTMWKSYILIDVFAVLPLPQVVILIFFSKMRGVRSLNTRKLLSFLVLVQYVPRVLRIYLSCKEPKKSSKEEIATWVKGVLNFFMYILASHSGILGSTDYPKKLSNCFWWGLRNLSSLGSNLQTSTNTWENLFATLISIIGLLLFLYLIGNLQMYMQTDAAILESNRHKRKVKRAVEKKGRELDLWLLKNGIPSRRKNEMMERVQQELAERRNVDVENILSILPEELQSYIKNLLPLARLKKVPLLQTMDEEVLKEISEYLEPKKFEITGREYLSRDGEPLEKMIFIVEGDLGVERRNVAGRDLLYPGDFYGAELLEWVSVSNTSFPATLPLSIDSSYVTNNDSVLFLKADDLKSVVSKFRSRFSKEITLPSNFQPEVLTSFQLTRLKTVPMFQATDEALLKAITERLKPVTYTDGMYIIKKDEPLQLMFFVLAGYVVTESYPHFVVRIGEFCGQELLDWPSTTSFPMEFPTALESARANGDVRVLALMLGLGECSQ, from the exons ATGTTACATTATTTGCAAATTTCCAGAATTTCACTTGGTAACCAAGTCTTAGTTATGGATAATTCCCAAGTAGATGTAGTTGTGGAGAACGGGAAAGAGAAAGCGGCAAG AAATACAGATTCGAGTAAGAGATGGCCGACGATGAAGGAGATTACAGATCCTAAGGGGCCGTTCTTTCCCAAGTGGAGAATGATATTTATAGTGTCATGTCTGTTTGCTGTACTATTGGATCCTTTGTTCCTCTACATTCCTATGATCAATGATGATGCCAAGTGCATGAGTTTGGATAGAAACTTGAAGATAGCAGCTCCTGTCTTCCGAATGGTCACAGATGTCTTTTACATACTGAATATTATTCTTCAAGTTTATAAATCCAAGAAATGGTTAGCTTTCATCAATGCATTTCGGTCAGGAAGTTGCTCATCTGTATTATCGAACTTGAGGagtatctcaccaagcatagcTAAGACGATGTGGAAGTCATACATACTAATCGATGTTTTCGCTGTTCTTCCCCTTCCACAG GTAGTAATTCTCATCTTCTTTTCAAAAATGAGGGGCGTGAGATCTTTGAATACAAGGAAGCTTCTGAGCTTTCTTGTTCTGGTGCAATATGTTCCACGGGTCCTTCGCATCTACCTATCGTGCAAGGAACCTAAAAAGTCTTCCAAAGAAGAGATTGCAACATGGGTCAAAGGTGTACTCAACTTCTTTATGTACATCCTTGCCAGTCAT TCTGGCATACTGGGTTCAACAGATTATCCAAAAAAGTTGTCGAACTGTTTCTGGTGGGGCCTGCGAAATCTTAG TTCTCTTGGTTCAAATCTCCAGACCAGTACCAATACATGGGAAAACCTCTTTGCGACTCTAATTTCTATTATCGGCTTGCTACTTTTTCTATATCTTATTGGAAATTTGCAG ATGTATATGCAGACGGATGCTGCAATATTAGAGTCGAACAGACACAAGAGGAAAGTCAAAAGGGCTGTGGAAAAGAAAGGTCGAGAGTTAGACTTGTGGTTATTGAAAAATGGCATCCCTAGTAGAAGAAAAAATGAGATGATGGAAAGGGTACAGCAAGAGCTTGCCGAAAGGAGAAATGTTGATGTGGAAAACATTCTCTCTATTCTTCCCGAGGAACTTCAGAGCTATATCAAAAATTTGTTGCCATTGGCTCGGCTAAAGAAA GTACCACTGCTTCAAACTATGGATGAAGAAGTATTGAAAGAAATCAGTGAGTATCTTGAACCCAAAAAATTTGAGATTACTGGGCGGGAATATCTTTCTAGAGATGGGGAACCACTAGAAAAGATGATATTCATAGTTGAGGGAGATCTTGGCGTTGAAAGAAGAAATGTTGCCGGTCGTGACCTTTTATACCCGGGAGACTTCTATGGAGCAGAACTTCTGGAGTGGGTATCAGTATCAAATACCTCTTTTCCCGCCACATTACCCCTATCCATAGATTCTTCTtatgtcaccaacaatgataGTGTTCTTTTTCTCAAGGCTGACGACTTGAAGAGTGTAGTATCTAAATTCAGGTCGCGTTTTAGCAAGGAGATCACACTTCCATCCAATTTTCAACCGGAAGTTCTGACTTCTTTCCAGCTGACTAGGCTCAAGACA GTGCCAATGTTTCAAGCTACGGACGAAGCCCTGTTAAAAGCAATCACTGAGCGTCTGAAGCCAGTGACCTACACTGATGGGATGTATATAATCAAAAAGGATGAACCACTTCAGTTGATGTTCTTCGTCCTAGCCGGATATGTAGTCACCGAAAGTTATCCTCATTTTGTTGTTCGTATAGGAGAATTTTGTGGACAAGAACTTCTAGATTGGCCATCCACTACCTCATTTCCTATGGAATTTCCCACAGCACTCGAGTCTGCTAGGGCCAATGGTGATGTTAGAGTCCTTGCTCTGATGTTGGGACTGGGTGAGTGTAGTCAATAG